The Arachis hypogaea cultivar Tifrunner chromosome 19, arahy.Tifrunner.gnm2.J5K5, whole genome shotgun sequence genome has a window encoding:
- the LOC112776622 gene encoding hevamine-A-like: MASYLIIVIALLSFFLPTIIAISSNNAGGIAIYWGQRGDEGTLEETCASGNYAFVNIAFLSAFGNGTNPVLNLAGHCDAHTGQCTVLSSDIKSCQAKNIKVMLSIGGATFQNYTLTSSVDAGQVAAYLWNNFLGGQSSLRPLGDAVLDGIDFVIEGGQYHYWDDLAKNLSSYNNQSKKVYLTAAPQCPFPDTCLGTALSTGLFDYVWVQFYNNHQCEYNKGNITGLQDYWGIWTSNIHADMIFLGLPAAINASITGFIPPANLTSEVLPIVKNSTKYGGVMLWSRYWDKLTNYSSFIKSYV, from the coding sequence ATGGCTTCATATTTGATCATTGTAATTGCACTCCTATCATTCTTTCTGCCAACTATTATAGCAATAAGCTCAAATAATGCAGGTGGAATTGCCATCTACTGGGGTCAACGTGGAGATGAGGGAACCTTGGAAGAAACTTGTGCTTCTGGGAACTATGCATTTGTGAACATAGCTTTCCTATCTGCATTTGGGAACGGCACAAATCCAGTTTTGAATCTTGCTGGCCATTGTGACGCCCACACCGGTCAATGCACTGTTTTGAGTTCTGATATCAAGTCATGTCAAGCCAAGAACATCAAGGTCATGCTTTCCATTGGAGGAGCTACCTTCCAAAACTACACACTCACTTCAAGCGTGGATGCAGGCCAGGTAGCAGCATACTTGTGGAACAACTTCTTGGGTGGACAATCTTCTTTGCGGCCGCTAGGGGATGCTGTCCTGGATGGAATTGATTTCGTTATTGAGGGTGGGCAATACCATTACTGGGACGATCTTGCCAAAAACCTCTCCAGTTACAACAACCAAAGCAAGAAAGTGTACCTAACTGCTGCACCACAATGTCCTTTCCCTGATACTTGTCTTGGAACTGCTCTCAGCACTGGCCTATTTGACTATGTTTGGGTTCAATTCTATAACAACCATCAATGTGAGTACAATAAAGGAAATATAACTGGTCTTCAAGATTATTGGGGAATTTGGACTTCAAATATCCATGCAGATATGATTTTCTTAGGGCTACCTGCTGCAATTAATGCTTCTATTACCGGCTTTATCCCTCCGGCAAATCTAACTTCAGAAGTTCTTCCAATAGTCAAGAATTCAACTAAATATGGAGGAGTTATGCTGTGGTCCAGATATTGGGATAAACTCACAAACTACAGCTCTTTCATCAAAAGTTATGTTTGA
- the LOC112776619 gene encoding G-type lectin S-receptor-like serine/threonine-protein kinase At5g24080: MANYHEILVLFSLTYYYIYKLKSCMLNMKSAAFSFHCYGARVLVMVLGCFISSCVSSNQIGLGSRLLASKGQTWVSDNNTFAFGFTKSENDNRLFQLGIWFNELPGDPTLVWSPNRDSPVSKDAMLELDTTGNLVLMDGDTTVWASNTSGAGVEAATMEESGNFILHDSRKNLVWQSFLQPSDTLLPNQPLTVSSELTSSKSSSHEGYYALKMLQQPTSLSLALTYNLPETSKASEESYTNYSYWQGPDISNVTGKVIAVLGQAGSFRIVYGDASDGAVYVYKNDNDDAGLSAAVHQSTQLTVLRRLTLEKNGNLRLYRWDDDVNGSRQWVPEWAAVSNPCDIAGICGNGVCHLDRTKTNASCTCLPGTSKVGKEGQCYENSSLVGKCNSRRESQTSQFRISTVQLTNYYYSEFSVIANYSDVASVSKCGDACLSDCNCVASVYGLDEERPYCWVLRSLDFGGFEDTSSTLFVKVRANSSVTPYGKAGGSNSSSDGMGSVKEKAVIIPTVLIMMVLIVLLCLLLYYSVHRKRMLRREMESSMILSGAPMNFSYRDMQIRTSNFSQLLGTGGFGSVYKGSLGDGTLIAVKKLDRVLPHGEREFITEVNTIGSMHHMNLVRLCGYCSEGLHRLLVYEFMKNGSLDKWIFPSYEARDRVLDWPTRFYIAVATAQGIAYFHEQCRNRIIHCDIKPENILLDENFCPKVSDFGLAKLMGREHSHVVTMVRGTRGYLAPEWVSNRPITVKADVYSYGMLLLEIIGGRRNLDMSFDAEDFFYPGWAYKEMTNGSTIEVADRRLNGVVDEEELMRTLKVAFWCIQDVVFLRPTMGEVVRMLEGSTNINMPPMPQTVLDLIEEGLEHVYKAMKREYNPSSSSTITSHLTSRATCSNSTMSPR; the protein is encoded by the exons ATGGCAAACTATCATGAAATCTTGGTTCTTTTTTCACTAACATATTACTATATATACAAACTAAAGAGTTGCATGTTAAATATGAAAAGTGCTGCTTTTTCATTTCATTGCTATGGGGCTAGAGTTCTTGTTATGGTCTTGGGGTGTTTCATCAGTAGCTGCGTTTCTTCTAATCAGATTGGTTTGGGCTCGAGGTTATTGGCTAGTAAGGGACAAACATGGGTTTCTGATAATAATACATTTGCTTTTGGGTTCACAAAATCAGAGAATGATAATCGATTATTTCAGCTGGGCATTTGGTTTAATGAGCTTCCAGGAGATCCAACACTGGTTTGGTCACCTAACAG AGACTCTCCTGTATCCAAAGATGCAATGCTGGAGCTGGACACAACCGGCAACCTTGTCCTCATGGACGGAGACACCACCGTTTGGGCTTCAAACACCTCAGGTGCTGGTGTAGAAGCAGCAACCATGGAAGAATCCGGTAACTTCATTCTCCATGACAGTAGAAAAAACCTTGTGTGGCAGAGTTTTTTGCAACCATCTGACACACTCCTCCCAAACCAGCCCTTAACAGTTTCTTCAGAGTTAACCTCATCAAAGTCTTCCTCTCATGAAGGCTACTATGCTCTCAAAATGCTTCAACAGCCTACTTCTTTAAGCCTTGCCTTGACTTACAATCTACCTGAAACTTCCAAGGCTTCGGAGGAATCATACACCAACTATTCCTATTGGCAGGGTCCTGATATCTCGAATGTGACCGGAAAAGTTATAGCAGTTTTAGGCCAAGCCGGAAGCTTTAGAATTGTTTACGGAGATGCCTCTGATGGAGCAGTTTATGTTTATAAGAATGACAACGACGATGCAGGTTTGTCTGCTGCAGTTCACCAATCTACACAATTGACCGTTCTTCGAAGATTAACCCTGGAAAAGAATGGCAACTTGCGTTTGTATCGATGGGACGATGATGTAAATGGGTCGAGACAATGGGTGCCAGAATGGGCTGCAGTTTCAAATCCATGTGATATTGCTGGAATTTGTGGCAATGGAGTTTGTCATTTGGACAGAACCAAGACAAATGCCTCTTGCACTTGCTTGCCAGGAACTTCTAAAGTTGGCAAGGAAGGCCAGTGCTATGAGAATTCATCTCTTGTTGGAAAATGCAATTCAAGGCGCGAAAGCCAGACATCGCAGTTTAGGATTTCAACAGTGCAGCTAACAAATTATTACTATTCTGAATTTTCAGTGATAGCTAACTACAGTGATGTTGCTTCAGTATCAAAATGTGGGGATGCTTGCTTATCAGACTGCAACTGCGTTGCATCTGTTTATGGGCTAGATGAGGAGAGACCATACTGCTGGGTGTTAAGGAGCTTGGATTTTGGTGGTTTTGAGGATACTAGCTCAACCTTGTTTGTGAAGGTCAGAGCAAACAGCTCAGTGACACCATATGGCAAAGCTGGAGGGTCTAATAGCTCTTCGGATGGGATGGGGAGTGTGAAAGAGAAGGCTGTGATTATTCCAACTGTTCTGATCATGATGGTTCTCATTGTGCTGCTATGCTTATTGCTGTATTACAGTGTTCACAGAAAAAGAATGTTGAGAAGAGAAATGGAAAGTTCCATGATCTTATCAGGTGCTCCCATGAATTTCAGTTATCGCGATATGCAAATCAGGACTAGCAACTTTTCGCAGCTGCTAGGAACAG GTGGATTTGGGAGTGTGTACAAAGGAAGCTTGGGAGATGGGACACTAATTGCAGTTAAGAAACTTGACAGAGTTCTGCCACATGGAGAGAGAGAATTTATTACTGAAGTGAACACCATTGGCTCAATGCATCATATGAATTTAGTTCGCCTATGCGGCTACTGCTCCGAGGGATTGCATCG GCTGCTAGTTTATGAGTTCATGAAGAATGGTTCCTTGGATAAGTGGATCTTCCCTTCATATGAAGCAAGAGATAGAGTACTAGATTGGCCAACACGGTTTTATATAGCTGTAGCTACTGCACAAGGGATAGCTTACTTTCATGAGCAGTGCAGGAACCGGATAATACATTGTGACATCAAACCTGAAAACATATTGTTGGATGAAAACTTTTGTCCTAAAGTGTCTGATTTTGGAttagccaaattgatgggaaggGAGCACTCTCATGTGGTGACAATGGTAAGAGGGACAAGAGGTTATTTGGCACCAGAATGGGTTAGTAATCGCCCTATAACCGTAAAAGCCGATGTTTACAGCTATGGGATGCTTCTCTTAGAGATAATTGGTGGCAGGAGAAATCTTGATATGTCCTTTGATGCAGAGGATTTCTTCTATCCTGGTTGGGCTTACAAG GAGATGACTAATGGATCTACAATCGAAGTGGCAGATAGAAGACTAAATGGGGTGGTTGACGAAGAAGAGCTAATGAGAACTCTGAAAGTTGCATTTTGGTGCATCCAAGATGTGGTTTTCTTGAGACCAACAATGGGGGAAGTGGTGAGGATGCTAGAAGGATCAACCAACATTAACATGCCTCCAATGCCTCAGACAGTACTAGACTTAATTGAGGAAGGCTTAGAACATGTATATAAAGCCATGAAAAGAGAGTATAACCCTTCCAGCTCATCAACCATTACAAGCCATCTGACATCTCGAGCCACATGTAGCAATTCCACAATGTCACCAAGATAA
- the LOC112776621 gene encoding uncharacterized protein yields MENMQSAEELVREFLVFRGFTNTLQSYDSELRTDLGKGFHVDKILDLIFSLYVPKFQADRLVALLSFFKHYLSSSSETALLSTLSKIQTSLLRFYVVHALQANRRDRVIDFFAVHGSDLLQRSQDWTRWFAIPYVKNPNLDPEFRVCFSKEWYEALHLSVRNFFSEIFNGTRLPALLKISSEMNATNVLKKDILNLNIKLAELQALLDEKEAKLSHYRSMEGSISSLSNLREESSQMSRGFPEVSPTAVPRAVQTEINQDSVVNGAANIQSEYVISKSGDNSTVALNDRVGNGGSGDTMQTVHESPSIEISGEVCGEEDFPDVKVEHQETFLGHTSPISRCCFSASGNNIASASLDGTVRIWTYDSSTPVSRNATIYCGTEILSLDWECKSDRLLLIGTSDGCIKAWNVDAKRVVCDLNTTQAFPSVLDIKCSPVEPIFVSAAGSGGAGSNYFDNLGFASLTVWNMKTWKPMTVLPLGEDPPAITSLCFNHNGKILAASAVDGMIHMFDMSAGLQITGWPAHDSSISSILFGPDETSIFSLGSDRKIFEWSLQNQGQILWSRDCSRFSYPLKGSQYCRHEMALDASGRRLLVTSSSVRAPIYQVQGHLNGWRTLPHGAPITAVDWHPTSPIFLTGSADNSVRVTSLS; encoded by the exons ATGGAGAACATGCAGTCCGCGGAGGAGCTGGTTCGGGAGTTCCTCGTCTTCCGAGGCTTCACCAACACTCTCCAATCCTACGACTCTGAGCTCCGAACCGATCTTGGAAAGGGCTTCCACGTCGATAAGATCCTCGACCTCATCTTCTCCCTCTACGTTCCCAAATTCCAAGCCGATAGGCTCGTTGCCCTCCTCTCCTTCTTTAAGCACTACCTCTCCTCTTCTTCCGAAACCGCACTCCTTTCTACGCTCTCCAAAATCCAAACTTCTCTTCTCCGCTTCTACGTGGTTCACGCCTTGCAAGCCAATCGCAGGGACAGAGTCATCGACTTCTTCGCTGTCCATGGCAGTGACCTCTTGCAACGCTCACAGGATTGGACTCGCTGGTTCG CGATTCCTTATGTTAAGAATCCGAACCTGGATCCTGAATTTCGGGTTTGTTTCTCCAAGGAGTGGTATGAGGCCTTGCATCTTTCTGTCAGAAACTTCTTTAGCGAGATATTCAATGGAACT CGGCTACCTGCACTGCTGAAGATCAGTTCAGAGATGAATGCCACCAACGTACTCAAAAAAGATATCCTGAATCTGAATATTAAATTGGCAGAGCTTCAGGCTTTGCTTGATGAGAAAGAGGCGAAATTATCACACTATAGGAG TATGGAAGGAAGCATTAGTTCATTGAGCAATTTGCGGGAGGAAAGTTCTCAGATGTCAAGAGGTTTTCCAGAGGTTTCCCCAACTGCTGTTCCACGAGCAGTTCAAACAGAAATTAACCAAGATTCAGTTGTGAATGGAGCTGCAAATATTCAGTCTGAGTATGTCATTTCCAAGTCAGGTGATAATTCAACTGTGGCATTGAATGACCGTGTTGGAAATGGTGGATCAGGCGATACCATGCAAACAGTTCATGAAAGTCCAAGTATAG AAATTAGTGGAGAAGTTTGTGGTGAAGAAGATTTTCCTGATGTCAAAGTAGAGCACCAG GAGACGTTCTTGGGGCACACTAGTCCAATCAGCCGATGTTGCTTCTCTGCTTCCGGGAACAATATCGCTAGTGCTTCTCTAGATGGAACTGTTAG AATATGGACATATGATTCATCAACTCCGGTGTCTAGAAATGCAACCATATATTGTGGCACGGAAATTTTGTCTCTTGACTGGGAATGTAAATCTGACCGCTTG CTGTTAATAGGTACATCAGATGGGTGTATTAAGGCATGGAATGTAGATGCAAAGAGAGTTGTTTGTGATCTCAATACAACTCAAGCATTTCCAAG TGTCTTGGACATAAAGTGCAGTCCTGTGGAACCTATTTTTGTATCTGCAGCAGGATCTGGAGG TGCTGGTTCCAATTATTTTGACAACCTGGGTTTTGCTTCTCTCACTGTGTGGAACATGAAGACGTGGAAACCCATG ACAGTCCTTCCTCTTGGAGAAGATCCACCAGCTATTACTTCTCTATGCTTTAATCACAATGGAAAGATTTTAGCTGCTTCTGCTGTTGATGGAATGATCCACATGTTTG ACATGTCTGCTGGCCTACAAATTACTGGCTGGCCTGCACATGATTCTTCTATCAGTTCTATTCTTTTTGGACCGGATGAGACTAGCATTTTTAGCCTGGGCTCTGACAGGAAG ATTTTTGAGTGGAGTTTGCAAAATCAAGGTCAAATTCTATGGTCAAGAGACTGCAGTAG GTTCTCTTACCCTCTGAAAGGTTCACAATATTGCAGACATGAGATGGCATTAGATGCAAGTGGGAGAAGACTCTTGGTAACGTCTAGTTCAGTTAGAGCCCCCATATACCAG GTTCAAGGTCATTTAAATGGTTGGAGAACACTTCCTCATGGTGCTCCTATTACTGCTGTGGATTGGCATCCTACCTCGCCCATTTTCCTGACTGGATCAGCTGATAACTCTGTCCGAGTGACATCTTTATCATAG